A region of Novipirellula aureliae DNA encodes the following proteins:
- a CDS encoding sulfatase family protein, giving the protein MKYKSVSTAVLFLLLSFTNIANAAEKPNIVFLFADDQNTLSVGCYGNDEVQTPNMDKLARDGIVFDRHYNTTSICMASRANVFTGMYEYKTGTNFTHGDMKPEVWQKSYPVLMRGAGYLTAFAGKFGIVVEGKGLCEEDFDIWGGGPGQTDYETANNRSMAKYAEKYPHSTLSYGAFGQDAIREAVKQNKPLCLSISFKAPHKPATPDPQFNHIYAGKKFTKPANFGREAGEHFSLQSKQGRQYPRFTEWNYDTQYDAEMAKYFQQVYAIDVAVGMIRDELETQGIADNTVVIYTSDNGYICGAHGYGSKVLPMEESSRVPLMIYDPRRAVSGKQLRSSALTGNIDFAPTILELAGLPIPGNMDGVSLLPLLENPNADVRQQLAFMNLYGPEPTRSLTVLTKNLKYTYWWFANSKMKPTEELFHLTRDPMEMTNLANHPEAAPMLESMRKTYDEELTKWKEQAVPYNDYQRYGTLFDRTIPWDQKDLK; this is encoded by the coding sequence ATGAAATACAAATCAGTCAGCACCGCAGTTCTATTCCTTTTACTTAGCTTCACCAACATAGCGAACGCCGCCGAGAAGCCAAACATCGTTTTCCTGTTTGCTGATGACCAGAACACATTGTCGGTCGGCTGCTATGGAAACGACGAAGTTCAAACACCCAATATGGACAAACTGGCTCGGGACGGAATCGTCTTTGACCGGCATTACAACACGACCTCAATCTGTATGGCCAGCCGTGCGAATGTCTTTACGGGGATGTACGAATACAAAACCGGAACGAACTTCACCCATGGCGACATGAAACCTGAGGTGTGGCAGAAATCCTACCCGGTACTGATGCGGGGAGCAGGCTACCTGACCGCTTTTGCAGGTAAGTTCGGTATCGTGGTTGAAGGGAAGGGCCTTTGCGAAGAGGACTTTGATATCTGGGGCGGTGGCCCTGGTCAAACCGACTACGAGACGGCGAACAATCGATCGATGGCAAAGTATGCGGAAAAGTACCCGCATTCGACACTCTCCTATGGTGCATTCGGTCAGGATGCCATTCGCGAAGCGGTGAAACAGAACAAACCGTTGTGTCTTTCGATCAGCTTTAAAGCGCCACACAAGCCTGCGACTCCCGATCCACAGTTCAACCATATCTATGCGGGCAAGAAGTTCACGAAACCAGCCAACTTTGGACGCGAGGCGGGCGAACATTTTTCTCTGCAAAGCAAGCAGGGACGTCAGTATCCACGGTTTACCGAATGGAATTATGACACTCAGTACGATGCCGAAATGGCGAAGTATTTCCAACAGGTTTACGCGATCGACGTCGCGGTCGGGATGATCCGCGACGAACTCGAAACACAGGGCATCGCTGATAACACTGTCGTGATCTACACCAGCGATAACGGCTACATCTGCGGAGCTCACGGATACGGATCAAAGGTATTGCCGATGGAGGAATCGTCGCGAGTCCCCTTAATGATCTACGATCCACGTCGTGCTGTCTCGGGCAAACAACTGCGCAGCTCCGCTCTGACGGGCAACATCGATTTTGCGCCTACAATTCTAGAACTGGCCGGATTGCCGATTCCCGGGAATATGGATGGAGTCAGCTTGTTACCGCTGTTGGAGAATCCGAATGCAGATGTTCGTCAACAACTGGCCTTCATGAACTTGTATGGGCCCGAGCCAACGCGATCCTTGACGGTGTTGACGAAGAATCTGAAATATACCTACTGGTGGTTTGCGAATTCCAAAATGAAACCAACCGAAGAGTTGTTTCACTTGACACGGGACCCCATGGAGATGACCAACCTAGCCAATCATCCCGAGGCGGCTCCGATGCTTGAATCGATGCGAAAAACATACGATGAGGAGCTTACCAAATGGAAGGAACAAGCCGTGCCCTACAATGATTACCAGCGGTATGGCACACTCTTCGACCGGACGATTCCTTGGGATCAAAAAGACCTAAAATAG
- a CDS encoding sulfatase-like hydrolase/transferase gives MSNFGPSRIVVLLALLVSFSDDARSESSPETSSTKPNIVVFVADDMGWGDSATYGNERIQTPNMDKLASQGVKFTQCYSACGVCSPSRSAILTGRTPFRNGVWRHLSGNHPAHLRASEITYPELLKEVGYETCHVGKWHLLSKQQFNEPEFPQPGDHGYDYWMYTQNNAIPSHKNPDNFIRNGEPVGELEGYSALLVAAEATHWLKDIHDSSKPFALSVWVHEPHKPIATDSRFQSLYEGHPNSKYMGNITQMDHALGMVMDALDEQGVSENTFLFFTSDNGPEGQNARTGGSTGGLRGRKRSDHEGGIRVPGLARWPGHISAGTTSDVPVVGSDIFATVLDIVGIPLPTDRTIDGVSMVPALANQPLQRKVPLFWRTHVSPPDNRVAMRIGDWKIVGNETLTKFQLYDIQKDWKEENDLADKMPEKTEEMKNILFQVWNDIEAEGPSEWWKNESQRPSKGGTLNY, from the coding sequence ATGAGTAACTTTGGTCCGAGTCGCATAGTGGTGCTGTTGGCACTGCTAGTCAGTTTTTCCGATGATGCGAGGTCAGAGTCTTCACCTGAAACGAGTTCGACGAAACCAAATATCGTTGTCTTTGTGGCGGACGATATGGGCTGGGGCGATTCGGCGACCTACGGTAATGAACGGATCCAAACGCCGAACATGGATAAGCTTGCATCGCAGGGTGTGAAGTTTACCCAGTGCTATTCGGCATGCGGTGTTTGCTCCCCATCTCGCTCCGCCATCCTCACGGGACGGACCCCGTTCCGAAACGGCGTTTGGCGACATCTATCGGGCAACCACCCAGCTCATCTAAGGGCCAGCGAGATCACCTATCCAGAGCTATTGAAAGAAGTTGGTTACGAGACGTGTCATGTCGGCAAGTGGCATCTCCTTTCGAAGCAGCAATTCAATGAGCCGGAGTTTCCTCAACCGGGAGACCATGGTTATGACTACTGGATGTATACCCAAAACAATGCCATTCCCAGCCATAAGAACCCAGACAATTTTATACGCAACGGTGAACCGGTCGGCGAGCTCGAGGGCTATTCAGCGCTGTTGGTCGCCGCAGAAGCGACTCATTGGCTGAAGGACATTCACGACTCGTCAAAACCATTCGCATTATCGGTTTGGGTGCATGAACCGCACAAGCCGATCGCCACGGATTCACGTTTCCAGTCCCTTTATGAGGGGCATCCCAACAGCAAGTATATGGGCAACATCACTCAGATGGACCATGCCTTGGGGATGGTCATGGATGCACTTGATGAACAGGGAGTCAGCGAGAATACGTTCTTGTTTTTTACATCCGACAATGGGCCCGAGGGTCAGAACGCGAGAACGGGAGGTTCGACGGGTGGTTTGCGAGGCCGAAAGCGCAGCGACCACGAAGGCGGAATCCGAGTCCCTGGGTTAGCCCGCTGGCCGGGACACATTTCTGCTGGCACGACCAGCGATGTGCCAGTCGTCGGATCGGACATTTTTGCCACCGTGTTGGACATCGTCGGCATTCCGCTGCCGACCGACCGTACGATCGACGGCGTCAGTATGGTCCCCGCACTGGCCAACCAACCGCTCCAACGCAAGGTCCCGCTTTTCTGGAGAACCCACGTTTCCCCCCCAGATAATCGGGTCGCGATGCGGATAGGCGATTGGAAAATCGTCGGCAACGAGACACTAACAAAGTTCCAACTCTACGATATCCAAAAGGACTGGAAAGAAGAAAACGACTTGGCCGACAAGATGCCTGAGAAAACCGAAGAGATGAAGAATATCCTTTTTCAAGTTTGGAATGACATCGAAGCCGAAGGGCCTAGCGAGTGGTGGAAGAACGAAAGCCAAAGACCGTCGAAGGGTGGGACACTGAACTATTAA
- a CDS encoding glycoside hydrolase family protein: MKNSVLPLIGLSIVCTLASADDSSERLSPDRAWADRLEYVGVAVQEPGYHVWGSSPVIGPEGKTHLFVSRWPLEKKFGGWLTDCEIARYISESPEGPFVFQEVVRKGSGLETWDRQSPHNPNVQKVGDQYVLLHIANAGGTKKECVASQRIGMMIADHPAGPWKKAGNDGLILAPPEDPSVWSYDSVVGVNNPALMVHPNGRFYLYYKAMRKGDVRRMGVAVADQVEGPYVFHKDFLTSNDTEIEDEYAFVENGKIYLVTTHNKAGAGYLWESEDGLHFKQPITGFDTVDRYLNSEIISRAKVLRGKKFERPQVLMQAGKPTHLYVASGANFIGGDGSHSCVLRIHPSNQ; encoded by the coding sequence ATGAAGAATTCCGTCCTTCCACTTATTGGTTTATCGATCGTCTGTACATTAGCTTCCGCGGACGATTCGAGCGAACGTTTGAGTCCCGATCGCGCGTGGGCAGATCGTCTGGAGTATGTCGGTGTAGCGGTGCAAGAGCCTGGCTATCACGTTTGGGGATCGTCTCCCGTCATCGGTCCGGAAGGAAAAACGCACCTATTCGTCTCCCGTTGGCCGTTGGAGAAGAAGTTTGGTGGTTGGCTTACCGATTGTGAGATCGCCCGCTACATCAGCGAGTCGCCGGAGGGGCCGTTTGTTTTTCAGGAAGTGGTGCGAAAGGGATCGGGTTTGGAAACCTGGGATCGACAATCGCCGCACAATCCGAACGTGCAGAAAGTGGGGGACCAGTATGTTCTGTTGCATATTGCCAATGCTGGGGGAACAAAGAAAGAGTGTGTTGCCTCTCAGCGAATCGGCATGATGATTGCAGACCATCCCGCTGGACCTTGGAAGAAAGCGGGCAACGATGGGCTCATCCTTGCCCCACCAGAAGATCCTTCGGTGTGGAGTTATGATTCCGTCGTCGGGGTGAACAACCCCGCACTGATGGTTCATCCGAATGGACGATTCTACCTCTACTACAAAGCGATGCGAAAGGGGGATGTACGGCGGATGGGTGTCGCGGTTGCCGACCAAGTCGAAGGTCCTTACGTTTTCCACAAGGACTTCCTGACCAGCAATGACACGGAGATTGAGGATGAATATGCCTTCGTCGAGAACGGGAAAATCTATCTTGTTACGACGCATAATAAAGCCGGAGCGGGATACCTTTGGGAATCCGAGGACGGTCTCCACTTCAAGCAGCCGATCACGGGTTTCGACACTGTGGATCGCTATCTGAATTCAGAGATAATAAGCCGTGCGAAGGTGCTTCGCGGCAAGAAATTTGAACGCCCGCAGGTACTGATGCAGGCGGGCAAGCCGACACATCTGTATGTCGCGTCGGGAGCCAACTTCATCGGCGGTGATGGGTCTCATTCTTGCGTACTGCGAATCCATCCGTCGAACCAGTAA
- a CDS encoding sulfatase, with amino-acid sequence MASTVFVSLVISTGIALFAAEPKPNIVFIMADDLGWQDVGFMGSRYFETPHLDALAAESLVLENAFMYPTCSPSRAALLTGQQSFRTGCYTVPVLEKGNRNDNIFSRWTVGEEHSVYAKPLSAAGYKLIHLGKWHIVGPYPENETEFPFDRKLGQPNNGDLSWLSKHQSPEIQKYYPLGRGFDENVGGTWWGDPARGFSKGYQSPGGGYVAPFKNPFISDKPDDEWLTDRLTDEAIDFIERHQDQPFFVNLHFYAPHKPSVARNETLLQHFMNKPADPQTGQGQSNRKQIAAYATMVRSIDDNVKRITDYLDQSGLREHTVIIFTSDNGFNGLQSANNNLRGAKGYVYDGGLRVPALINWSKQITPGNSAEPVQGLDYFPTFLELAGVRDYQGILDGTSLVPLMQGRAIGDRALFWHIASTYKNPPCSIIRKGEWKLIQYLKTGEVELYNTNEDLNESHNVAKDQPEIAEAMLKELIAWRQANAVPLPPSSVLKH; translated from the coding sequence ATGGCATCTACCGTATTCGTATCGTTGGTAATTTCAACAGGCATTGCTCTTTTTGCTGCGGAGCCGAAGCCGAATATCGTTTTCATTATGGCAGATGATTTGGGATGGCAGGATGTCGGATTCATGGGGAGTCGCTACTTTGAGACACCCCATTTGGATGCGCTCGCAGCAGAAAGCCTGGTTCTCGAGAACGCTTTCATGTATCCCACTTGTTCGCCATCGCGAGCCGCATTGTTGACCGGTCAGCAATCGTTCCGCACCGGATGTTACACGGTCCCCGTGCTGGAAAAGGGCAACCGTAACGACAATATCTTTTCCCGATGGACGGTGGGCGAAGAGCATTCGGTGTACGCCAAACCGTTGAGCGCAGCGGGCTACAAGTTGATCCATCTTGGTAAGTGGCACATCGTTGGTCCGTACCCCGAAAACGAAACAGAGTTCCCATTTGATAGAAAGCTAGGGCAACCAAACAACGGCGACCTAAGCTGGCTTTCCAAACATCAATCACCTGAAATTCAAAAGTACTATCCCTTGGGACGCGGCTTCGATGAGAATGTGGGTGGCACTTGGTGGGGTGATCCAGCACGTGGCTTTAGCAAGGGCTATCAATCGCCGGGCGGTGGTTATGTTGCCCCCTTCAAGAACCCATTTATTTCCGACAAGCCGGATGATGAGTGGCTGACCGATCGGCTGACGGATGAAGCGATTGATTTTATTGAGCGTCATCAGGATCAGCCATTTTTTGTGAACCTGCATTTTTACGCGCCCCACAAGCCATCCGTTGCCCGAAACGAGACGCTGCTACAGCATTTCATGAACAAGCCCGCTGATCCGCAGACCGGGCAAGGCCAAAGCAATCGCAAGCAGATTGCCGCTTATGCGACCATGGTCAGATCGATTGACGACAACGTGAAACGCATTACCGACTATCTTGACCAATCGGGGTTGCGTGAGCACACCGTGATCATTTTCACCTCCGACAATGGATTCAATGGTTTGCAAAGCGCAAACAACAATCTGCGTGGCGCGAAAGGGTACGTTTACGATGGTGGTCTACGCGTGCCGGCGTTAATCAATTGGTCAAAACAGATCACCCCCGGAAACTCCGCCGAACCGGTGCAGGGACTCGACTACTTCCCTACGTTCCTCGAACTGGCCGGGGTCAGGGATTATCAAGGTATACTCGATGGCACCAGTTTGGTCCCTCTGATGCAGGGTAGAGCGATCGGAGACCGCGCATTGTTCTGGCACATTGCAAGCACCTACAAGAACCCACCATGTTCGATTATCCGCAAGGGAGAATGGAAGTTGATCCAATATCTCAAGACGGGAGAGGTCGAACTCTACAACACCAACGAAGACTTGAACGAGAGTCATAATGTCGCCAAGGACCAGCCCGAAATCGCCGAAGCAATGTTGAAGGAATTGATTGCTTGGCGTCAAGCAAATGCGGTCCCTCTGCCGCCCAGTTCCGTGTTGAAGCACTAG
- a CDS encoding ThuA domain-containing protein, producing the protein MLGGFVGIHCAGAIWKELEEFQQRYEGLIRTMLIDHPKVQQANLNVEGRIHVATRYLPEQWTATDEWHRFGSNPRENVHVLISVDEDSYQGGQEMGGDHPFTCCQQYDGGRSFFTSLGHTEAIDVSPQFRKPIQGAIVWVARDERGDERGDERGDERGDDRGDDEGDSKTESNPAEISITNGLLLVLDADKGVQLEEGRMRVESWQNQVPGTVANRFVKRDQGHRQAGSGMPRLRTDVKAIGGHNALVFVQQELVNMDEDAFDELMTGKGYT; encoded by the coding sequence ATTCTTGGCGGTTTTGTTGGCATTCACTGCGCGGGAGCGATTTGGAAAGAGCTTGAGGAATTCCAGCAACGGTACGAGGGCTTGATCCGAACGATGTTGATCGACCATCCCAAGGTCCAGCAAGCCAACTTGAATGTCGAAGGTCGCATCCATGTCGCGACACGATATCTGCCCGAGCAATGGACCGCGACCGACGAATGGCACCGCTTTGGTTCCAATCCCCGAGAAAACGTGCATGTGCTGATTTCAGTTGACGAGGATTCGTACCAGGGTGGACAAGAGATGGGCGGCGACCATCCTTTCACTTGTTGCCAACAATACGACGGTGGCCGATCATTCTTTACGTCGCTCGGTCACACCGAAGCCATCGACGTGAGTCCCCAATTTCGGAAGCCGATCCAAGGAGCGATTGTTTGGGTTGCCCGCGACGAGCGTGGTGACGAGCGTGGTGACGAGCGTGGCGACGAGCGTGGTGACGACCGTGGCGACGATGAAGGCGATTCTAAGACGGAATCAAACCCAGCCGAAATCAGCATCACGAACGGGCTGCTATTGGTTTTGGATGCCGACAAAGGCGTTCAGTTGGAAGAGGGTAGAATGCGAGTCGAATCCTGGCAAAATCAAGTGCCTGGCACCGTGGCCAATCGGTTCGTCAAACGTGATCAAGGTCACAGACAGGCTGGCTCTGGAATGCCCCGTTTGAGAACCGATGTCAAGGCGATTGGCGGACACAATGCGTTGGTGTTCGTACAACAAGAATTGGTCAACATGGATGAGGACGCGTTTGATGAATTAATGACGGGCAAAGGTTACACCTAA
- a CDS encoding outer membrane protein assembly factor BamB family protein, translating into MNRPRVFGDLNGYRLTWYAVPKRDLTTPIDEMVTASMRRIMYPMLLTVLLPSLLAAEDWRVWRGPTLNNHTPESAIDSIPLTWSPSENVLWKSPIPGMGHASPIVVDKSIYVLTHESDTKTISLLRYDLDDGKRSQRVVLHEGVVPPNYMHNKNTCASGTPSSDGNAIFVVVQVNDSIQASAVSLDGKILWQRSVAPYRVSSKFWFGYGASLLLLDDSVVVAVDIDNDDRGLYALAKDSGEQRWKVTRPKFTSYSSPILANVGDRQQIVISGGSQVASYDPKNGKQIWAVPATTDTTCGTVVWNHSMVFASGGYPDSGTFGIAVSNDRAEIVWENKVKCYEQSMLIAGDYLYGIGNNGVGYCWRASDGTQMWRQRMKGPHSASPLLIGDRIYASNESGETLVFRASSDHFESLAENRLGDISFASPIYADGKLILRHGSRESDERKEYLYAIGK; encoded by the coding sequence TTGAACCGTCCCCGTGTCTTTGGCGATCTTAACGGATATCGTCTAACCTGGTATGCTGTCCCCAAACGCGATCTCACCACGCCAATTGACGAAATGGTCACTGCCTCCATGCGCCGAATCATGTATCCGATGCTGCTCACGGTTTTACTTCCATCCCTTCTTGCGGCCGAGGATTGGCGGGTCTGGCGTGGCCCGACACTCAACAATCACACACCGGAGTCGGCGATCGATTCGATTCCTCTTACTTGGTCACCGTCAGAGAACGTTCTGTGGAAAAGCCCGATACCGGGAATGGGGCACGCGTCTCCGATTGTTGTCGATAAGAGCATCTACGTACTGACACATGAATCAGACACGAAAACGATCTCCCTGTTGCGGTACGACCTAGACGATGGAAAACGGTCTCAGCGAGTGGTGCTTCACGAGGGGGTTGTCCCGCCGAATTACATGCACAATAAGAACACGTGTGCGTCGGGAACGCCGTCGAGTGACGGCAACGCGATTTTTGTCGTTGTCCAGGTCAACGATTCGATTCAAGCCAGCGCTGTTTCGTTAGACGGAAAGATTCTCTGGCAACGATCAGTCGCACCCTATCGCGTCAGCAGCAAGTTTTGGTTTGGTTACGGGGCGTCCCTTTTGTTGCTTGACGATTCCGTCGTGGTCGCTGTCGACATCGATAACGATGATCGCGGTCTGTACGCACTGGCGAAAGATAGCGGCGAACAGCGATGGAAGGTAACTCGCCCGAAATTCACCAGCTACTCATCGCCGATTCTAGCAAACGTCGGCGACAGGCAGCAGATTGTGATCAGCGGTGGTTCTCAAGTTGCCTCCTATGATCCCAAAAACGGCAAGCAGATTTGGGCTGTACCAGCGACGACGGATACAACCTGTGGAACCGTGGTATGGAACCATTCGATGGTCTTTGCCAGCGGAGGCTATCCCGACTCTGGCACATTCGGAATTGCCGTTTCTAACGATCGTGCTGAAATCGTTTGGGAAAACAAAGTGAAATGTTACGAGCAATCGATGTTGATCGCTGGTGATTATTTGTACGGAATCGGAAACAATGGCGTTGGCTATTGCTGGAGAGCCTCGGATGGAACCCAGATGTGGCGGCAGCGAATGAAGGGCCCCCACAGCGCCTCGCCACTACTGATAGGTGACCGAATTTATGCTTCAAACGAGAGTGGAGAAACGCTCGTTTTTCGCGCTTCCTCTGATCACTTCGAGAGCCTTGCAGAGAACCGTTTGGGCGACATTTCGTTTGCGTCACCTATCTATGCAGACGGAAAGTTGATCCTCCGGCACGGATCCAGAGAATCCGATGAACGAAAAGAATACCTGTATGCGATAGGTAAGTAG
- a CDS encoding SGNH/GDSL hydrolase family protein yields the protein MSKQDPAGPMKTTYDLPAIDIPAIDQRRDRYFTFLMLICLQFAVDAAFAWSAPPLDTPAKPRVVCFGDSITKRGYPQILARLTGFDAINAGVAGNSTAKALRRLADDVLAQKPHVVVILFGTNDLRADADHAYVPVAQYKANLESIVAQCRKQKARVILCTLPPIEHEAFFIRHQRDPFEALGGLAKLIENYREAASQVAADQNAPLVDLNQLLAKEPQWLSKDGVHPSEAGNAIIAKHVARVLAPLFADQRRQMQPSADDN from the coding sequence GTGAGCAAGCAGGACCCTGCAGGGCCGATGAAAACGACTTACGATTTACCAGCAATCGATATACCAGCAATCGACCAACGCCGAGATCGTTATTTTACTTTCCTCATGTTGATTTGTTTGCAGTTCGCTGTTGACGCCGCGTTCGCGTGGAGTGCACCGCCTTTGGACACTCCAGCAAAGCCCAGAGTCGTCTGCTTTGGTGATAGCATCACCAAACGAGGGTATCCGCAGATTCTGGCCAGACTCACAGGGTTCGATGCAATCAATGCTGGGGTCGCGGGTAATTCAACAGCGAAAGCGCTACGACGATTGGCGGACGATGTTCTGGCTCAAAAGCCACACGTGGTCGTTATCCTGTTTGGGACGAACGACCTGCGTGCGGACGCCGATCATGCTTATGTTCCCGTCGCACAATACAAGGCCAACCTGGAATCGATCGTTGCTCAATGCCGAAAGCAGAAGGCACGCGTCATCCTCTGCACTTTGCCGCCGATTGAGCACGAAGCTTTCTTCATACGACATCAGCGTGATCCGTTCGAGGCTCTTGGCGGCCTTGCCAAGCTGATTGAAAACTATCGGGAGGCTGCGAGTCAGGTGGCGGCTGATCAGAATGCGCCACTCGTTGATCTCAATCAGTTACTCGCGAAGGAACCACAGTGGTTGAGCAAAGACGGTGTTCATCCCAGTGAAGCTGGCAATGCGATAATTGCAAAACACGTTGCTAGAGTTCTCGCGCCGCTGTTCGCAGATCAACGCAGGCAAATGCAGCCCAGTGCCGATGACAATTAG
- a CDS encoding Gfo/Idh/MocA family protein, with amino-acid sequence MTTRRNFLKNSALTSAALVANPYILTSTANAAQVQDTDLTIAAIGVGGSRGRYSRGGEVSRQAAKFGKMIAVCDVDERHNAEFNADRMFGGKLKEYVDYRKLIDTERPDIVVIGTNDHWHVPIATYALRAGCDVYCEKPLTLTIDEGKEICKVVKETGKVFQVGTQQRTEMGKRFLKAVAMIQEGYVGDNVTAQLAIGGAPGEGPFPTSKVPEKLNWDFWVGPARAADYSLERRKFFRWYMEYSGGKMTDWGAHHIDIAQWAIGMDKTGPTSISGTGQFGNVVPEGFDWVAFFEGKAELENGYNAATKFSVNLTFENGSALNVHDKYVSEDGDTTFPNGILFEGSQGRLFVNRGKLTGKPVEDLTESDNKKLEDAVAKLYKDKPITSHMQNFFECVKDRSEPISDVYSHHRTMTSCHMCNIALMVGEDLKWDPVKEVFIGNEMANQLMSRPSRSKYLGSPA; translated from the coding sequence ATGACGACTCGCAGGAACTTTCTTAAAAACAGTGCTTTGACCTCAGCGGCTTTAGTCGCCAATCCGTACATCTTGACCAGCACCGCCAATGCGGCTCAAGTTCAAGATACGGATTTGACCATCGCCGCGATCGGCGTAGGCGGCAGTCGGGGTCGATACAGTCGTGGCGGAGAGGTTTCACGGCAGGCCGCAAAATTTGGCAAGATGATTGCCGTTTGCGACGTCGACGAACGGCACAATGCGGAATTCAACGCGGACAGAATGTTCGGCGGAAAACTAAAGGAATACGTCGACTATCGGAAGCTGATCGACACGGAACGTCCCGACATTGTCGTGATCGGAACCAATGACCATTGGCACGTTCCGATCGCGACGTATGCCTTGCGTGCTGGTTGCGATGTGTACTGCGAGAAACCGCTCACGTTGACGATCGATGAGGGCAAGGAGATCTGCAAAGTTGTGAAGGAGACCGGCAAGGTCTTTCAGGTCGGGACACAACAGCGTACCGAGATGGGTAAACGATTCTTGAAAGCGGTTGCAATGATACAGGAGGGCTATGTCGGCGATAACGTCACCGCGCAACTTGCGATCGGTGGGGCTCCCGGCGAAGGTCCCTTCCCGACATCAAAGGTTCCTGAAAAGCTGAACTGGGACTTTTGGGTGGGGCCAGCGCGAGCGGCTGACTACTCACTCGAACGCCGAAAATTCTTCCGTTGGTATATGGAGTATTCTGGTGGCAAGATGACCGATTGGGGAGCCCACCACATTGATATAGCCCAGTGGGCTATTGGGATGGACAAGACTGGCCCAACCAGCATCAGCGGCACAGGGCAATTTGGAAATGTCGTTCCCGAGGGTTTTGATTGGGTGGCATTCTTTGAAGGCAAAGCCGAGCTAGAAAATGGCTACAACGCCGCCACCAAATTTAGTGTCAACTTGACATTCGAAAATGGTTCGGCTTTGAATGTTCATGACAAATATGTGTCCGAAGATGGAGACACGACGTTTCCCAACGGGATCCTATTTGAAGGCAGTCAGGGACGCCTCTTTGTCAATCGTGGCAAGCTAACCGGCAAACCTGTCGAGGATCTGACCGAGTCGGACAACAAGAAACTCGAAGATGCCGTCGCCAAACTTTACAAGGACAAACCGATCACCAGCCATATGCAGAACTTCTTTGAGTGCGTCAAAGATCGCTCCGAACCAATCTCGGACGTTTACTCGCATCACCGCACGATGACCAGTTGTCACATGTGCAACATCGCGTTGATGGTTGGCGAGGATCTGAAGTGGGATCCAGTGAAAGAAGTTTTCATCGGTAATGAGATGGCCAACCAATTGATGTCACGGCCGAGCCGAAGTAAGTATCTAGGTTCACCAGCCTAG
- a CDS encoding thiazole synthase, whose protein sequence is MGGHEFTSRLFVGTGRYDTMEQMRESLDQSGSQCVTVAVRRERLYDRLGQNILDFIDLDRYILLPNTAGCFTAADAIRTAKLGREILRTLENPGADWVKLEVLGDSRTLLPDPVETIAACQELTAEGFKVLCYTNDCPVTAQRLKAAGATSVMPAGSPIGSGQGMLNPNNFRMIMQYLKEDDPDYPVIVDAGVGTASDVSVAFELGADGVLLNTAIAHAREPARMARAMKHAAIAGREAYLAGRIPKKLYGSASSPEEGVISTRPYGSKPVEPS, encoded by the coding sequence GTGGGTGGACACGAGTTCACTAGCCGGTTGTTTGTGGGGACCGGCCGCTATGACACGATGGAGCAGATGCGCGAATCGTTAGACCAATCGGGCAGCCAATGCGTGACGGTAGCGGTTCGTCGAGAACGGCTATACGATCGACTTGGCCAAAACATTCTCGATTTCATTGACTTGGATCGCTACATCTTGTTGCCCAACACGGCCGGTTGTTTCACCGCAGCAGATGCGATTCGAACAGCGAAGCTGGGCCGTGAAATCCTCCGTACGTTGGAAAACCCTGGTGCTGACTGGGTGAAATTGGAGGTATTGGGCGACAGTCGTACGTTGCTACCCGATCCGGTCGAGACGATTGCCGCTTGCCAGGAACTGACGGCAGAAGGTTTTAAAGTGCTCTGCTATACGAACGATTGCCCGGTCACTGCCCAACGGCTAAAGGCAGCAGGAGCGACGAGTGTGATGCCTGCGGGAAGCCCGATCGGAAGTGGCCAAGGTATGCTCAATCCCAATAATTTCCGCATGATCATGCAATATTTGAAGGAAGATGATCCGGACTATCCAGTGATCGTCGATGCCGGTGTCGGAACAGCAAGCGATGTGAGCGTCGCGTTTGAACTTGGTGCGGACGGCGTCCTTCTCAACACAGCGATCGCACACGCCCGCGAACCGGCAAGGATGGCCCGGGCGATGAAACATGCAGCGATCGCGGGAAGAGAAGCCTATCTTGCAGGCCGAATCCCCAAGAAGTTATACGGCAGTGCCAGCAGCCCCGAAGAGGGCGTCATCAGTACCAGGCCGTATGGTTCAAAGCCTGTCGAACCTTCGTAG